Proteins co-encoded in one Xyrauchen texanus isolate HMW12.3.18 chromosome 19, RBS_HiC_50CHRs, whole genome shotgun sequence genomic window:
- the insb gene encoding preproinsulin b: MVLLLQAAAIILLLAFLPGSVATPSRHLCGSNLVDALYLVCGPKGFFYSNRSKRDLKALLHLLSNLADYEVVEADPLKENVMKMKRGIVEQCCHRPCTMYHLEDYCS, encoded by the exons ATGGTCCTGTTGCTACAGGCAGCAGCAATAATCCTGCTGCTGGCCTTCCTGCCTGGATCAGTCGCTACTCCATCACGGCACCTGTGTGGCTCCAACCTGGTGGATGCGCTTTACCTAGTCTGTGGGCCCAAGGGTTTCTTTTACTCCAACAGAAGCAAGAGGGACCTGAAGGCTTTGTTGC ATTTGCTCTCAAATCTAGCGGATTATGAGGTAGTGGAGGCTGATCCATTAAAAGAGAATGTGATGAAGATGAAGAGAGGGATAGTGGAACAGTGCTGTCACAGGCCCTGCACCATGTATCACCTGGAGGACTATTGTAGCTGA